From the genome of Sander lucioperca isolate FBNREF2018 chromosome 1, SLUC_FBN_1.2, whole genome shotgun sequence, one region includes:
- the orai1b gene encoding calcium release-activated calcium channel protein 1 isoform X1 — protein sequence MLAQSFDNRSNMSLNEHSLQALSWRKLYLSRAKLKASSRTSALLSGFAMVAMVEVQLDNSYPYPPALLIAFSACTTVLVAVHLFALMVSTCILPNIEAVSNVHNLNSVKESPHERMHHHIELAWAFSTVIGTLLFLAEVVLLCWVKFLPVKPNKSSNNTVSAGVAAAITSTSIMVPFGLVFIVFAVHFYRSLVSHKTDRQFQELEELSNLTRLQNELDNRGESSILQSPSSHFP from the exons ATGCTCGCCCAATCCTTTGATAACAGGAGCAACATGAGTCTGAACGAGCATTCACTGCAAGCTCTGTCCTGGAGGAAGCTGTACCTGAGTCGAGCTAAACTGAAGGCTTCTAGTCGGACATCAGCTCTGCTTTCTGGATTTGCTATG GTGGCTATGGTAGAAGTGCAGCTGGACAACAGCTATCCTTACCCACCTGCTCTACTCATTGCCTTCAGTGCCTGTACCACTGTGCTTGTGGCTGTCCACCTGTTCGCTCTGATGGTCAGCACCTGCATTTTGCCCAATATAGAGGCTGTCAGCAATGTCCACAACCTTAACTCTGTGAAGGAGTCTCCACATGAGCGAATGCACCACCACATTGAACTGGCATGGGCTTTTTCTACAGTTATTGGTACCTTACTCTTCCTAGCCGAGGTGGTTCTACTCTGCTGGGTCAAATTTTTGCCAGTTAAGCCCAATAAGTCCAGTAATAATACAGTTTCAGCTGGTGTGGCTGCTGCTATTACCTCCACCTCTATTATGGTTCCTTTTGGTTTAGTATTCATAGTGTTTGCTGTGCATTTCTACCGCTCCTTGGTTAGCCACAAGACTGACAGACAGTTTCAGGAGCTGGAGGAACTCTCTAATCTCACCAGGCTACAAAATGAGCTGGACAACAGAGGGGAGTCTTCCATCTTGCAGTCTCCAAGCTCACATTTCCCATAG
- the morn3 gene encoding MORN repeat-containing protein 3 yields the protein MPYFKTSKKNQPLSTLLVKSQKCGLRHTVFSVNGNEYTGEWQDNKKHGKGTQVWKKSGSIYNGEWKFGKRDGYGTYSVLLPETKEYARKYCGGWKNGKKHEYGMYFYNNSAVYEGEWSEDHRSGWGRMYYESGDIYEGEWLKDKNHGQGIIRFANGNWYEGAWRDGKKNGNGKFYYSDKGQLYEGFWVDGVPKCGTLSDFWRNEAPTPTKYPIPPLHLVDMQLVLREAQSAYLERINSKFPLNNTLTDNE from the exons ATGCcatattttaaaacatctaaaaaaaatcaGCCATTGTCAACATTGCTGGTTAAGTCCCAGAAATGTGGACTAAGGCACACAGTTTTCTCTGTCAATGGAAATGAATACACTGGAGAGTGGCAGGACAACAAAAAGCACG gaAAGGGAACTCAGGTTTGGAAGAAGTCTGGTTCCATTTATAATGGAGAGTGGAAATTTGGAAAACGTGATGGATATGGTACCTACAGTGTGCTGCTTCCAGAAACAAAGGAGTATGCAAGGAAGTACTGTGGTGGATGGAAAAATGGAAAGAAGCAT GAGTATGGAATGTACTTCTACAATAACTCAGCCGTTTATGAGGGGGAGTGGAGTGAGGACCATCGAAGTGGCTGGGGAAGGATGTACTATGAGAGTGGAGATATCTACGAGGGAGAGTGGCTGAAGGATAAGAATCACGGACAGGGCATCATCCGATTTG CAAATGGAAATTGGTATGAAGGCGCCTGGCGAGATGGCAAGAAGAACGGAAATGGAAAGTTCTACTATTCTGACAAAGGCCAGCTTTATGAAGGCTTTTGGGTGGATGGAGTACCAAAATGTGGGACCCTGTCTGACTTTTGGAGGAATGAAGCACCGACACCGACAAAGTATCCAATTCCACCG ctACACCTGGTGGATATGCAGTTGGTATTAAGGGAAGCCCAGTCAGCCTACCTTGAGAGGATCAACAGCAAGTTTCCACTCAACAACACACTAACAGACAacgaataa
- the orai1b gene encoding calcium release-activated calcium channel protein 1 isoform X2, with product MSLNEHSLQALSWRKLYLSRAKLKASSRTSALLSGFAMVAMVEVQLDNSYPYPPALLIAFSACTTVLVAVHLFALMVSTCILPNIEAVSNVHNLNSVKESPHERMHHHIELAWAFSTVIGTLLFLAEVVLLCWVKFLPVKPNKSSNNTVSAGVAAAITSTSIMVPFGLVFIVFAVHFYRSLVSHKTDRQFQELEELSNLTRLQNELDNRGESSILQSPSSHFP from the exons ATGAGTCTGAACGAGCATTCACTGCAAGCTCTGTCCTGGAGGAAGCTGTACCTGAGTCGAGCTAAACTGAAGGCTTCTAGTCGGACATCAGCTCTGCTTTCTGGATTTGCTATG GTGGCTATGGTAGAAGTGCAGCTGGACAACAGCTATCCTTACCCACCTGCTCTACTCATTGCCTTCAGTGCCTGTACCACTGTGCTTGTGGCTGTCCACCTGTTCGCTCTGATGGTCAGCACCTGCATTTTGCCCAATATAGAGGCTGTCAGCAATGTCCACAACCTTAACTCTGTGAAGGAGTCTCCACATGAGCGAATGCACCACCACATTGAACTGGCATGGGCTTTTTCTACAGTTATTGGTACCTTACTCTTCCTAGCCGAGGTGGTTCTACTCTGCTGGGTCAAATTTTTGCCAGTTAAGCCCAATAAGTCCAGTAATAATACAGTTTCAGCTGGTGTGGCTGCTGCTATTACCTCCACCTCTATTATGGTTCCTTTTGGTTTAGTATTCATAGTGTTTGCTGTGCATTTCTACCGCTCCTTGGTTAGCCACAAGACTGACAGACAGTTTCAGGAGCTGGAGGAACTCTCTAATCTCACCAGGCTACAAAATGAGCTGGACAACAGAGGGGAGTCTTCCATCTTGCAGTCTCCAAGCTCACATTTCCCATAG
- the tmem120b gene encoding transmembrane protein 120B, with protein sequence MSKPKFQTEWEEIDEEYQQLQETHKIYRQKLEELTNLQTTCSSAISKQRKCLKDLRRSLTKCSQTCDKKELELIKDIKTQIKDKENVFFDMEAYLPKKNGLYLNLVLGNVNVTLLSNQAKFAYKDEYEKFKLYMTIILMFGAITCLFFLNCRVTDEIFNFLLVWYYCTLTIRESILMSNGSRIKGWWVSHHYVSTFLSGVMLTWPEGPMYQMFRSQFLAFSIYQSFVQFLQYYYQSGCLYRLRALGERNQLDLTVEGFQSWMWRGLTFLLPFLFFGHFWQLYNSVTLFRLGGREDCKEWQVFMLALTFLVLFLGNFLTTVKVVHQKVQKKQEKVQKND encoded by the exons ATGTCCAAACCAAAGTTTCAGACGGAGTGGGAGGAAATTGACGAGGAATATCAACAATTACAG GAAACTCACAAAATATACAGACAGAAACTTGAGGAGCTCACCAATCTTCAGACAACATGCAGCAGCGCCATCAGTAAACAGAGAAAATGCCTGAAAGACCTCAGGCGCAGCTTGACCAA GTGTTCACAAACATGTGACAAGAAAGAATTAGAACTAATAAAAGACATCAAAACACAAATTAAAGATAAAGAAAATGTGTTCTTTGATATGGAAGCATATTTGCCAAAGAAAAACGG gcTGTACCTAAATTTGGTCCTGGGCAATGTGAACGTAACGCTTCTTAGCAACCAGGCCAA ATTTGCCTACAAAGATGAATATGAGAAGTTCAAGCTTTACATGACAATAATCCTgatgtttggagcaataacctGCCTATTCTTTCTCAACTGTCG AGTCACTGATGAAATCTTCAACTTTCTGCTGGTGTGGTACTACTGCACATTGACCATAAGGGAAAGCATCCTCATGAGCAATGGCTCCAG GATCAAAGGTTGGTGGGTGTCTCACCATTATGTATCCACCTTTCTGTCAGGAGTGATGCTCACCTG GCCAGAGGGGCCCATGTATCAGATGTTCAGAAGCCAGTTCCTCGCTTTCTCCATCTACCAGA GCTTTGTTCAGTTCCTGCAGTATTACTACCAGAGTGGCTGCTTATACAGGCTGCGAGCTTTGGGAGAGAGAAATCAGCTGGACCTCACAGTGG AGGGATTTCAGTCCTGGATGTGGAGAGGCCTCACTTTTCTTTTACCATTCCTCTTTTTTGGCCAT TTTTGGCAGCTCTACAACTCGGTGACCCTATTTCGTTTGGGAGGACGTGAGGACTGTAAGGAGTGGCAG GTATTTATGCTGGCACTGACATTTCTCGTCCTATTCCTGGGAAATTTTCTCACTACCGTAAAAGTCGTCCATCAAAAGGTTcagaaaaaacaggaaaaggTGCAAAAAAATGACTGA